A single region of the Melopsittacus undulatus isolate bMelUnd1 chromosome 10, bMelUnd1.mat.Z, whole genome shotgun sequence genome encodes:
- the MYOT gene encoding myotilin, which produces MQSPSASLTGSAYGSTPVFTKGLQNIRATKGQLVVFECRIRATPTLQVHWYREYDQIIDSADFRILRKKACSSALPEEVCTLVITEAFPEDSGIFKCVAENEFGSAASSAHLSVSPGAKELESFAGAAHRPAVQVTMKKSTFPRNSQAGAKERDPAGLSYSTEPLGMGSRGEATNFRQMNSKSEADDFHGAYEDSPQASPLRENPHQESLYSARQGFHSIQEPSQDSFRGLPPSFYQAPIQSQLSPTKTQDSRETSPMSVPNFPTVSSMCQPTMFNYERPKHFIQSKNVCQGQEQPPGPAASTESSRQLKQSSILIQPRNPSGQKFSSSSSLSSSITLSSPSCSAPKESTYPVTPASAQSPASSSSEHRLISMPNQPPAAFLCSVLPSQPDYNSQTPPMEPHYSQAMYNKQASISSTQKTSDYEIRGTKEALIQDLEKKLRCKDNLLQNGNQRLTYEERMARRLLGPVNAASVLETQSEDSMQNAQNAENIRLQVPTTHVRSRPSSRGDERGHDSIQEKFFQPRFTQVPEDVIIEEGRFCRLDFKVSGLPTPDVMWYQNGRMVHQDQFHKMIVSEKGFHSFIFEAVKSADAGTYECVAVNRAGEASFAVKVEVIAKEHHTPPTFIFKPQSKKVFEGDTARLECQISAIPTPRIYWKRNNEMVQYNTDRISLLHDNTGRICLLIHNANKKDAGWYTVSAVNGAGVATCHARLEVATHTNKPVPAPKQLRVRPTFSKYLALNGRGLDVKQAFSPEGEFQRLAEQSGLYESDEL; this is translated from the exons ATGCAGAGTCCCTCAGCAAGCCTGACCGGGTCTGCCTACGGAAGCACTCCTGTGTTCACAAAG GGTCTACAAAACATAAGAGCTACGAAGGGTCAGTTAGTGGTGTTCGAATGTCGCATTCGTGCTACACCCACCTTACAGGTTCACTGGTACAGAGAATATGACCAGATCATAGACTCTGCTGATTTCCGAATCCTGAGGAAAA AGGCTTGTTCATCAGCACTTCCTG AGGAAGTCTGCACCCTGGTTATTACAGAAGCTTTTCCAGAAGACTCTGGGATATTTAAATGTGTGGCTGAAAATGAATTTGGATCTGCAGCATCCAGTGCGCATCTCTCTGTGTCCCCAG GAGCAAAAGAGCTGGAAAGCTTTGCGGGTGCTGCCCACAGGCCTGCTGTGCAAGTCACCATGAAGAAATCCACCTTCCCTAGGAACAGCCAGGCAGGAGCCAAGGAGCGAGACCCGGCTGGGCTGTCCTACAGCACAGAGCCCCTGGGCATGGGCAGTCGAGGAGAAGCCACAAACTTCAGGCAGATGAATTCCAAGAGTGAAGCTGATGATTTTCATGGAGCTTATGAGGATTCACCTCAGGCTTCACCTCTGCG GGAAAATCCACACCAAGAAAGCCTCTATTCTGCAAGGCAAGGGTTCCATTCTATCCAGGAGCCCAGCCAAGACAGCTTTCGTGGCCTACCACCTAGCTTTTACCAGGCACCCATCCAAAGCCAGTTATcaccaacaaaaacccaagaCAGCCGCGAAACCTCTCCTATGAGTGTCCCTAATTTCCCAACCGTTTCTTCTATGTGTCAACCAACCATGTTTAACTACGAGCGTCCAAAACACTTTATCCAGTCTAAGAATGTGTGCCAAGGGCAAGAGCAGCCCCCGGGACCCGCAGCCTCTACAGAGTCAAGCAGACAACTCAAACAATCCTCCATCCTAATACAGCCTCGTAACCCCAGCGGGCAGAAATTCTCCTCCTCGTCATCGCTGAGCTCTTCAATCACGCTCTCCTCGCCTTCCTGTAGTGCCCCTAAGGAATCCACATATCCCGTCACTCCTGCATCTGCGCAGTCTCCTGCTAGCTCCTCATCCGAGCATCGGCTTATATCCATGCCTAACCAACCCCCCGCAGCATTCCTGTGCTCAGTGCTACCCTCGCAGCCCGACTATAACAGCCAAACTCCTCCTATGGAACCTCA CTACTCACAAGCAATGTATAACAAACAAGCTAGCATCAGCTCTACGCAGAAGACATCAGACTATGAAATTCGAGGAACAAAAGAGGCCCTCATTCAGGACTTGGAAAAGAAACTCCGATGCAAAGACAACCTTCTCCAGAATGGCAACCAG CGATTAACTTATGAAGAAAGAATGGCTCGCAGGCTGCTCGGACCAGTAAATGCTGCATCCGTGTTGGAAACACAAAGTGAAGACAGCATGCAGAATGCACAG AATGCAGAAAACATCAGGCTGCAGGTTCCTACAACACACGTAAG GAGCAGACCATCCTCAAGAGGAGATGAACGTGGACACGACTCAATCCAGGAGAAGTTTTTCCAGCCACGTTTTACACAAGTGCCTGAAGATGTAATTATTGAGGAGGGGCGATTCTGCAGGCTCGACTTCAAA GTTAGCGGGCTGCCAACTCCAGATGTGATGTGGTATCAGAATGGAAGGATGGTTCATCAAGATCAGTTCCATAAAATGATAGTGTCAGAAAAGGGATTCCACTCATTCATTTTTGAGGCAGTCAAATCAGCTGATGCAGGGACATACGAATGTGTGGCTGTCAACCGTGCAGGAGAAGCATCTTTCGCAGTAAAAGTGGAAGTCATTG CCAAAGAACATCACACGCCACCAACTTTCATCTTCAAGCCACAAAGCAAAAAGGTTTTTGAAGGAGATACTGCCAGACTCGAATGCCAGATCTCTGCTATCCCAACACCCAGGAtttactggaaaagaaacaacgAAATGGTACAATATAATACAGACCGAATAAG CTTGTTACATGACAACACTGGAAGGATTTGCCTCCTGATTCATAATGCAAACAAGAAAGATGCTGGCTGGTACACTGTGTCTGCTGTCAATGGTGCAGGAGTGGCCACATGCCATGCCAGGCTAGAGGTTGCAA CACATACAAACAAGCCAGTTCCAGCCCCAAAGCAGTTACGGGTCCGACCAACTTTTAGCAAGTATTTGGCACTTAATGGAAGAGGACTGGATGTGAAACAAGCTTTCTCACCAGAAGGAGAGTTTCAGAGGTTGGCTGAGCAGTCTGGACTGTATGAAAGTGATGAACTTTAA